The following are encoded in a window of Aerococcus sanguinicola genomic DNA:
- a CDS encoding helix-turn-helix transcriptional regulator: protein MDEEIYAGYDLQGGDEWLEFHTHRQLEIYQFIAGCCYFQIGSQFYELEPGDILLIDGMRLHKAFVKDEGEVYRRHVVHFTRESIQPLLASLDASQLLELFKEGQGSLYRMTKSSDKEIVAEKMRALAELTQLDSSYTFHEQQVKLQIVDLLMTLDRMDHQSIVEVSARQEEPLLRVQEIAYYLTQHYQEKLDLDKIASGVNLSKSYVSHLFREVTGMTVINFLMKYRLLQARYHLMMSDDLSIQEIALANGFESNAHFSRYFKQSVGVTPSQFRKANR from the coding sequence ATGGATGAAGAAATTTATGCGGGTTATGACCTGCAAGGCGGCGATGAGTGGTTAGAATTCCATACCCACCGCCAATTGGAGATCTACCAGTTTATTGCTGGTTGCTGCTATTTTCAGATTGGCAGCCAGTTTTATGAGCTGGAGCCAGGGGATATTTTACTGATTGATGGCATGCGCCTCCACAAGGCTTTTGTCAAAGATGAAGGGGAGGTTTACCGACGCCATGTGGTGCATTTCACCAGGGAGTCGATCCAGCCCCTCTTGGCCAGCCTGGACGCTAGTCAGCTCCTGGAGCTCTTCAAGGAGGGTCAGGGGAGTCTCTACCGGATGACAAAATCTTCGGACAAGGAAATCGTGGCTGAGAAGATGCGAGCTCTGGCAGAACTCACCCAGCTGGATTCCTCCTATACTTTCCATGAGCAGCAGGTCAAGCTACAGATTGTAGACCTCTTGATGACCTTGGACCGGATGGACCACCAGTCGATTGTGGAAGTGAGCGCCCGCCAGGAAGAGCCCTTGCTAAGGGTCCAAGAGATTGCCTACTATTTGACCCAGCACTACCAAGAGAAGTTAGACTTGGATAAAATTGCAAGCGGTGTCAACCTGAGTAAGTCCTATGTCTCTCACTTGTTCCGTGAGGTGACCGGGATGACGGTGATCAATTTCCTCATGAAGTACCGCCTCTTACAGGCTCGCTATCATTTGATGATGAGCGATGATTTATCCATCCAGGAGATTGCCTTGGCGAATGGTTTTGAGAGCAATGCCCATTTTTCGCGTTATTTTAAGCAGAGTGTGGGCGTGACACCCAGCCAATTCCGCAAGGCTAACCGCTAA
- a CDS encoding phage holin family protein: MINIDITKEIFFMSLIKLSHSFLFQSLLWLILADVISGYGKAFKLKVLDSSVGTNGLIKHTLVVFIMTISGTYAKALGLDFASNALGIFFISGYAVSFIENLDAIGVPIPSWISQYFNRMRSDYDAKVTKYFKEDLKNRK, encoded by the coding sequence ATGATTAATATTGATATTACAAAAGAAATTTTCTTTATGAGTTTAATTAAATTAAGCCATAGTTTTCTATTTCAATCTCTATTATGGCTGATTTTAGCTGATGTTATTTCAGGTTACGGAAAAGCGTTCAAGCTAAAAGTGCTCGACTCTAGCGTTGGTACAAATGGTTTAATAAAGCATACTTTAGTTGTCTTTATAATGACTATTTCTGGAACATACGCTAAAGCGTTAGGGCTAGATTTTGCTTCTAATGCTTTGGGTATTTTCTTTATCTCAGGTTACGCTGTTAGCTTTATTGAAAATTTAGATGCCATTGGAGTTCCTATTCCTTCTTGGATTTCCCAATATTTCAATAGAATGCGTTCAGATTATGACGCAAAAGTAACTAAATATTTCAAAGAAGACTTGAAAAATAGAAAATAG
- a CDS encoding peptidoglycan amidohydrolase family protein: protein MQAFQTDFLNAIKPGVIAEWSTSKVLPSVTAAQAILESDWGRSKLGAPPNHNLFGVKSGSNWTGQVVYMNTREVGAGGSYWVNAGFRKYASWADSIKDRTNFFQGSSWARNNYRAVIGETDYKKACWALKNAGYATDPNYAPSLIRVIESYNLQSWDKQIDKTGYVEVVSGKIDKLIEWFEQRKGKVGYSMVARGGPNSYDCSSAVYSALIYAGFLPQGTALGSTEDLYALEGSLLIPINADEKQRGDIFVSGIKGNSGWSNGHTGVYYGNGQIIHCTVGPGTQGIMITPLSGWLGGPPTYWYRLKGAREQKIAGPSVSPGADNKTEEITVSDVNNSFTNIFNNELLRRYGAITKVKYYDNVSDPALLKEMAETDLLQQFIDQSEVNLSVANLQLLYPSEYKSINLNDYVVVNNPLFGDQGATMQCVKKTIDIVNIEKSNYVLGHKIANASDYWSERGVRDFMSFKNDLAYLKGYIATLERGATAYSNRFTAIDKRIDEIKELAENNKNIVERNEGGQ from the coding sequence GTGCAAGCATTTCAAACCGATTTCTTAAATGCCATTAAGCCTGGGGTAATTGCTGAATGGTCTACTTCTAAAGTGCTTCCGTCAGTTACTGCAGCTCAAGCAATTCTTGAAAGTGACTGGGGGAGGTCAAAGCTTGGAGCACCTCCTAACCACAATCTTTTTGGAGTTAAATCCGGGTCTAATTGGACGGGCCAAGTGGTGTATATGAATACTCGAGAGGTCGGCGCTGGTGGGAGTTATTGGGTAAATGCCGGTTTTAGGAAATACGCCAGTTGGGCAGATAGTATTAAAGACCGGACAAACTTTTTCCAAGGAAGTTCCTGGGCACGAAATAATTATCGTGCAGTAATTGGAGAGACTGACTATAAAAAAGCTTGTTGGGCTTTAAAAAATGCAGGCTATGCAACAGACCCTAACTATGCTCCCTCACTCATTCGAGTGATTGAATCCTATAATTTACAATCTTGGGATAAACAAATTGATAAAACTGGATATGTAGAAGTTGTGTCAGGTAAAATCGACAAATTAATCGAGTGGTTCGAACAAAGAAAAGGGAAAGTAGGCTATAGCATGGTGGCCCGGGGAGGACCTAACTCTTACGACTGTTCGAGCGCTGTATATAGTGCCTTAATCTACGCGGGATTTCTACCCCAAGGTACTGCGCTAGGGTCTACAGAAGACTTGTATGCTCTTGAAGGCAGTCTTCTTATCCCTATTAATGCTGACGAGAAACAGAGAGGGGATATTTTTGTTTCAGGGATAAAAGGAAATTCCGGTTGGTCAAATGGACATACGGGAGTTTATTACGGGAATGGTCAAATTATTCACTGTACAGTTGGCCCTGGCACGCAAGGAATCATGATAACTCCTTTAAGCGGTTGGCTAGGCGGTCCTCCAACGTATTGGTATCGTCTTAAGGGAGCAAGAGAACAAAAAATAGCAGGACCTTCAGTAAGTCCTGGGGCAGATAATAAAACCGAAGAAATTACAGTCTCAGACGTTAATAATAGTTTTACGAACATATTTAACAATGAGTTGCTCAGACGTTACGGTGCTATTACTAAAGTAAAGTACTACGATAATGTGAGTGACCCAGCTTTACTTAAAGAGATGGCAGAAACTGATCTGCTCCAACAATTTATTGATCAGTCAGAAGTGAATTTAAGCGTTGCAAATTTACAATTGCTCTATCCAAGCGAATATAAATCAATCAATCTAAACGATTATGTGGTTGTTAACAATCCTCTCTTTGGAGACCAGGGGGCCACTATGCAGTGCGTGAAGAAAACAATTGACATAGTGAATATTGAAAAATCTAATTATGTCTTGGGGCATAAGATAGCTAATGCATCGGACTATTGGTCAGAGCGAGGGGTTCGAGACTTCATGAGCTTTAAGAATGACTTAGCTTACTTAAAAGGGTACATAGCTACCTTGGAGAGAGGAGCAACAGCATATTCCAATCGGTTTACTGCTATCGATAAGCGCATTGACGAAATCAAAGAATTAGCAGAGAACAACAAAAATATAGTAGAAAGAAATGAGGGTGGTCAGTAA
- the clpP gene encoding ATP-dependent Clp endopeptidase proteolytic subunit ClpP: MNLIPTVIEQSSRGERAYDIYSRLLKDRIIMMSGGVDDNMANSIIAQLLFLDAQDPEKDIYIYVNSPGGSVTAGLAIYDTMNFVNADVVTIVTGLAASMGSVIAMAGEKGKRYALPNSEILIHQPLGGVQGQATEIEITARHILKTKKNLNRIISEATGQDIEVVEKDTDRDNWMSAEEAKEYGIIDHIMTSNSELQK; this comes from the coding sequence ATGAATTTAATTCCTACAGTAATCGAACAATCTTCGCGTGGTGAACGTGCTTATGATATTTATTCTCGCTTATTAAAGGACCGTATTATTATGATGTCTGGGGGAGTAGATGACAATATGGCGAACTCAATTATCGCCCAATTGCTCTTCCTGGATGCCCAAGATCCTGAAAAGGATATCTACATCTATGTCAACTCACCAGGTGGTTCTGTCACAGCTGGCCTTGCCATCTATGATACCATGAACTTTGTGAATGCAGATGTGGTAACCATTGTGACAGGTCTTGCAGCTTCGATGGGTTCAGTGATTGCCATGGCTGGAGAAAAGGGCAAGCGTTATGCCTTACCTAACTCTGAAATTCTAATCCACCAACCTTTAGGCGGGGTCCAAGGCCAAGCGACTGAGATTGAAATCACTGCCCGTCATATCTTGAAGACCAAGAAGAACTTGAACCGGATCATTTCCGAAGCAACTGGTCAAGACATTGAAGTGGTTGAAAAGGATACCGACCGTGATAATTGGATGTCGGCTGAAGAAGCCAAGGAATATGGGATCATCGACCATATTATGACCTCCAATTCAGAATTACAAAAATAG
- a CDS encoding Gfo/Idh/MocA family protein, with translation MADKLKFAIIGFGTQGSAYGRFIDEGMVPSIDLVAVCDIDEERTKLAKELYPQVETYSDYKELIDSGKVEAIVTTVPHYLHPEMAIYALSKGVHVLNEKPAGVYTKQVKELNEYAEKADATYAIMFNQRNNPLYQKIKAIVDSGDLGDLRRSNWIITTWWRPQAYYNQSDWRATWGGEGGGVLVNQAPHQLDLIQWIAGVPESVYAMVQEGYQREIVVEDQVHAMLRYANGATGVFVTSTNEIAGSDRLELYFDKGKIVVDDSQKATVYRLKETEQEINKEFDAAKVKSMMAGEDVFGDLFEAVDTIEEDNVWGAQHSGVMENFAQHILHGKDLIAPGAEGINGVRLANAIQMSGWTGEEVSIKNFDDEKFLGMLNEHIAKEGKFEQRQ, from the coding sequence ATGGCAGACAAATTAAAATTCGCTATTATTGGTTTCGGGACACAGGGTTCAGCATACGGACGCTTTATTGATGAGGGCATGGTGCCTAGCATTGATTTAGTCGCTGTTTGTGATATTGATGAGGAACGTACCAAGTTAGCTAAGGAACTCTACCCACAAGTAGAAACTTATTCTGACTATAAAGAGTTAATCGATTCTGGCAAGGTGGAAGCAATTGTGACCACAGTGCCTCACTACCTCCACCCTGAAATGGCTATTTATGCCTTGAGCAAGGGCGTTCACGTATTGAACGAGAAACCTGCTGGGGTTTACACCAAGCAAGTGAAGGAATTAAATGAATACGCTGAGAAGGCAGATGCCACTTATGCGATCATGTTCAACCAACGCAACAACCCACTCTACCAAAAGATTAAAGCCATTGTAGATTCTGGTGACTTGGGCGATCTCCGCCGGTCAAACTGGATCATTACAACTTGGTGGCGGCCACAAGCTTACTATAACCAAAGCGACTGGCGGGCAACTTGGGGTGGTGAAGGCGGCGGCGTCTTAGTGAACCAAGCCCCTCACCAATTAGACTTGATTCAATGGATTGCAGGTGTTCCTGAATCGGTTTACGCCATGGTTCAAGAAGGTTACCAACGTGAAATTGTCGTAGAAGACCAAGTCCATGCCATGCTCCGCTATGCCAATGGGGCAACAGGGGTCTTTGTGACTTCTACCAATGAAATTGCGGGTTCAGACCGCTTAGAACTCTACTTCGACAAGGGTAAGATCGTTGTGGATGATTCTCAAAAAGCAACGGTTTACCGCTTGAAGGAAACTGAACAAGAAATTAACAAGGAATTCGATGCCGCTAAGGTGAAGAGCATGATGGCTGGGGAAGATGTCTTCGGCGACCTCTTCGAAGCCGTTGATACCATTGAAGAAGACAATGTCTGGGGTGCCCAACACTCAGGCGTTATGGAAAACTTCGCCCAACATATCTTACACGGTAAGGATTTAATTGCACCAGGGGCTGAAGGGATTAATGGCGTGCGTCTGGCGAATGCCATCCAAATGTCAGGCTGGACAGGCGAAGAAGTGTCCATTAAGAACTTCGATGATGAAAAATTCCTTGGCATGTTGAACGAACATATCGCTAAAGAAGGCAAATTCGAACAACGCCAATAA
- a CDS encoding peptidoglycan amidohydrolase family protein: protein MELKYNGAVLKEETLNAILKKAREYQILPSFLITQLHYEGLWGNSEVARLNSNLGGMTWTGTAQRPSGVVVSKGSPRPAAEGGHYMKYASLSDFIEDWTYLLRPDGYYNVYQENDFKYAVKGIFVVGGAQYDYATMNVATSQQRYELYLQGMTARRQAINVANNNSLDKLDQDYLHEGKQTVMKIDIDKAISFMRDLKAKGTTYSMYGSRTGADGSADCSGAIYAALRSAGASNLGQVASTESMHGWLVANGFKRIATNATWPAQKGDICIMGQIGHSANAGGHVWMFTSPTTVIHCSYKDGWNGGVYEEPETNVMGTYDYLGYWYVYRQEAKPVPLKSPAEIAKEVLDAKWGNGADRISKLQLAGYDPVAVQNEVNKLVEARDQKEIQVADHQPGQDGKVELADNEVLLNGIVYVITEK, encoded by the coding sequence ATGGAGCTCAAATATAATGGAGCTGTTCTGAAAGAAGAAACGCTCAATGCTATCTTGAAAAAAGCTAGGGAATATCAAATCCTCCCCAGCTTTCTCATTACACAATTACATTATGAAGGCCTTTGGGGTAACTCTGAGGTGGCCCGATTAAATAGTAACCTTGGTGGCATGACATGGACTGGAACGGCTCAACGTCCATCTGGTGTTGTTGTGTCTAAAGGCAGTCCCCGGCCTGCTGCAGAGGGTGGCCACTACATGAAGTATGCCAGCCTATCGGATTTCATCGAGGACTGGACGTATCTGCTTCGCCCTGATGGCTACTACAATGTGTACCAGGAAAATGACTTCAAGTATGCGGTGAAGGGGATTTTCGTTGTGGGTGGTGCTCAATACGATTATGCGACGATGAACGTGGCCACCAGTCAGCAGCGCTATGAGTTATACCTACAAGGAATGACTGCTCGGCGACAAGCGATTAACGTTGCAAACAATAATAGCTTAGATAAATTAGATCAAGATTATTTACACGAAGGGAAGCAAACAGTTATGAAAATTGATATTGATAAAGCAATTTCTTTCATGAGAGATTTGAAAGCAAAAGGAACCACTTACAGCATGTATGGTAGCCGCACTGGCGCAGACGGCTCTGCTGATTGCTCTGGTGCCATCTATGCTGCTCTGCGGTCTGCTGGAGCTAGTAACCTAGGGCAGGTTGCTTCTACAGAAAGTATGCATGGTTGGCTAGTAGCGAACGGCTTCAAGCGGATTGCAACTAATGCAACTTGGCCAGCTCAGAAAGGGGATATCTGTATCATGGGGCAGATTGGTCACAGCGCAAACGCAGGAGGCCATGTATGGATGTTTACCAGTCCCACAACGGTTATCCACTGTTCTTATAAAGACGGCTGGAATGGCGGGGTATATGAGGAACCAGAAACAAATGTTATGGGGACTTATGACTACCTAGGCTACTGGTATGTATACCGCCAGGAAGCTAAACCAGTCCCTCTTAAATCACCTGCTGAGATTGCTAAGGAAGTACTGGATGCTAAATGGGGTAATGGTGCAGATCGAATTTCTAAATTACAATTAGCTGGGTATGATCCAGTTGCGGTTCAGAATGAGGTTAATAAGCTTGTGGAGGCCCGTGATCAAAAAGAAATCCAAGTGGCTGATCACCAACCAGGGCAGGATGGTAAGGTCGAACTGGCTGACAATGAAGTTCTTCTGAATGGGATTGTTTACGTCATTACTGAAAAATAG